One genomic segment of Myotis daubentonii chromosome 14, mMyoDau2.1, whole genome shotgun sequence includes these proteins:
- the LOC132215126 gene encoding F-box only protein 31-like: MEEECACLCGPGPSRGCQCLQQRLGPAAMAAADSKPAPAPEGKHVEADMAARSSVGSGGIRSPMPPRPTPRCSLQHLPPELLVEIFASLPGTDLPSLAQACTRFRSILHTDSIWRRRCQEEYGAVENLRSPGTMAVSCRELYANLLHPCRHILGLWQPDNWPYGGLLYVVVEGPCIVGRTYLPLHDPRVDDSLQFKPAFRIRLAEGKSPTVQCTYGCRGPHSCHVQIRKDGLSTQCNLTHHHRMPGGSREDFRAWLREEWGQTLEHIFQEDRLRFVLMKLIDHQYDDCRNYRRIYLSPSHAEDLIRPGLFKGTHHAHNSLEVVMLSFHGKHARATKITGDHHVPAGQQMIEIHLSRRIQLPDDIFNKLSKYSRLVQEVHEQVIQEQQQQQREDSTEDGEGHGRLSPAQPSVGESGAAALEEQPVQFVLPAGVSSRDQNYPRACRMCFYGVGIAARSGSAYPQRIPGAFLLFDEDHFGFMWQEPNCLSLYSRVQVTFQNAEAPSPQAFQDMLDNIQSPPPDGPFLAQGQQRGEEASEEEQLRALLEV; this comes from the coding sequence ATGGAGGAGGAGTGCGCTTGCCTCTGCGGCCCGGGCCCTTCACGAGGATGCCAGTGTCTCCAGCAGCGCCTGGGACCAGCTGCAATGGCGGCGGCCGACAGCAAGCCGGCCCCAGCCCCTGAAGGGAAGCACGTGGAGGCGGACATGGCGGCTCGGTCCTCTGTGGGGAGTGGAGGGATCAGGAGCCCCATGCCACCCCGGCCGACCCCACGCTGCTCGCTGCAGCACCTGCCTCCCGAGctgctggtggagatcttcgcctcgctccccggcactgacctgcccagcctggcccaggcctgcaccagaTTCCGCAGCATCCTGCAcaccgacagcatctggagacggcgctgccAGGAGGAGTACGGCGCCGTTGAAAATTTGAGGAGCCCGGGGACGATGGCTGTGTCTTGTCGAGAACTCTATGCCAACTTGCTCCACCCATGCAGGCacattttgggattgtggcagccAGATAACTGGCCCTATGGAGGACTGCTGTATGTAGTGGTGGAGGGCCCATGCATTGTGGGTCGCACGTACCTGCCTCTCCATGACCCCCGCGTGGATGACTCCTTGCAGTTCAAGCCCGCGTTTAGAATTCGCCTGGCAGAGGGGAAATCGCCCACAGTGCAGTGCACGTACGGCTGCCGAGGGCCCCACAGCTGCCACGTGCAGATTCGGAAGGACGGGCTCTCCACCCAGTGCAACCTGACGCACCACCACAGGATGCCTGGTGGGAGCCGAGAGGATTTCCGCGCGTGGCTGCGGGAAGaatgggggcagacgctcgagcACATTTTCCAGGAGGACAGGCTGCGGTTCGTCCTGATGAAGCTCATCGACCATCAGTATGACGACTGCCGGAACTACCGCCGCATCTACCTCTCCCCCAGCCACGCGGaggacctcatcaggccaggcctcttcaaAGGCACCCACCATGCCCACAACAGCCTAGAGGTtgtcatgctcagcttccatgggaagCATGCCAGGGCCACGAAGATCACGGGTGACCACCACGTCCCTGCTGGGCAGCAGATGATAGAGATCCACCTCAGTCGCCGCATCCAGCTGCCCGATGACATCTTCAACAAGCTCAGCAAGTACTCCCGCCTGGTCCAGGAGGTTCACGAGCAGGTGatccaggagcagcagcagcagcagcgagaaGACAGCACTGAGGACGGCGAGGGCCATGGCCGGCTGAGCCCTGCGCAGCCCAGtgtcggggagtccggggctgcagctttggaggagcagcctgtccagTTTGTCCTGCCTGCGGGTGTGAGCTCCagggaccagaactacccccgagcctgcaggatgtgtttctacgGCGTGGGCATTGCTGCTCGCTCTGGCTCCGCCTACCCCCAGCGCATCCCTGGCGCCTTCCTCCTGTTCGATGAAGACCACTTCGGGTTCATGTGGCAGGAACCGAATTGCCTCAGCCTGTACAGCAGAGTCCAGGTCAC